The genomic region TTGGGCCGCATCGCGCGCCGCCAGGAAGCCGTACTGCTCCAGGTACGGCAGCGTCTGCGCCGCGCCCCACAGCAGGTACGGCAGCAGGATGACGGCAGGGAACAGCGTGAAGATCCGCTTGACGCCCACCGGGCAGAAGATCACGACGCCGAGGCTCAGGACCAGCGACAGTTCGCTCAGGCCCATGTACGCGAACCCGCGCCCCATCAGGGCGAGCATCATCAACACGAAGCAGTGGAACTTCAGGTAGACGTCGGCGACCGACGTGGCGCCCAGTTGCGGCAGCAGGTCAGCGCGCGACGGCGCATACTCGACCGACCGGTGCGCGGCGGCGGCGGCGGCGACGGGGTGGGCACGGCTCATGACAACGGTTCCTTCCAGGGACGCTCTACTCTCGCGGCGCGGTGGTCGCGGAGGCCGTCAACGACTCGGCCTCGGCGCGGTCGGTTCCACCGACGGGGGCGCGGGAGGGGCCCGGCGCGCCTGTGGCGCCGGTGCTGGCCAGTGGGCGATCGCCGATCACGCGATCGTACAGCGCCGCGATCTCTCGAGCCTTGGTGGTCCACGAGAACGCGTCGCGTGCCCGGGCCCGGCCCGCCTGGCCCATGCGGTCCCGCATTGCGGGATCGCCCGCCAACCGACGCATGGCGGTCGCCAGGCCGGTGACGGTCTGCGCGGGCGTGCTGGCAGGTACCTTCACGCCCGTCTCTTCGGAAATCATCATCGCTGGGCCGTGCAGGTCAAGGCACAGTACCGGCCGGCCCATCGCCATTGCTTCGAGGCAGACCCAGCCGCCCGAATCGTGCAGGCTGGGATGCACCAGCACCTGCGACTTCGCAAGCAGTTCCATCGCCCGCTCGCGCGGCAGCTGGCCGGCGAAGTGGACCTTGTCGGCAATGCCCAACTCCTCGGCCTCGCGACGCAGATGCGCCATGGCCGGGCCGTCGCCGATCACATCGTACCGACTGCCGGCGGGCAACTGCGCCTCCGCGAAGGCGCGCAGGCCGAGGTGAAAGCCCTTCCAGTCCAGCAATCGACCGACGCTGACGACGCTCAGCGCGCCACCGTTCTCCGGCGCGGCGGG from Tepidisphaeraceae bacterium harbors:
- a CDS encoding glycosyltransferase, whose translation is MARVLISAYACRPNTGSEPGIGWNFATHAAQSNDVWVLTRPDNRTNIEAAVNADQTGALSRIRFVYVPLTGLAAKAVPGKLVHVRYAMWQRQVAQAAQRLHDEVKFDVVHHVTYGCYWQPAGVAALPEVPMIWGPVGGGESAPKGLLSDLDLKGRVMERARDFVRWAGERRGSVRRSAARATLALATTRETAECMRAIGTRNVEVFTAMGLKGTEIDEFATVPAAPENGGALSVVSVGRLLDWKGFHLGLRAFAEAQLPAGSRYDVIGDGPAMAHLRREAEELGIADKVHFAGQLPRERAMELLAKSQVLVHPSLHDSGGWVCLEAMAMGRPVLCLDLHGPAMMISEETGVKVPASTPAQTVTGLATAMRRLAGDPAMRDRMGQAGRARARDAFSWTTKAREIAALYDRVIGDRPLASTGATGAPGPSRAPVGGTDRAEAESLTASATTAPRE